The following nucleotide sequence is from Pseudonocardia sp. C8.
GTTGCACGAAGGGGAATCGACGGCAGGGGTCACGACTGCGCTCGGATCGCAACAAGTATTGCTGTCCGCCAGCCCGTGAGGTGCCGGGCATTGGCCGCTTATCCGTGCGGTTGCTGGTCGTGTGGAGCGGGGAGGGTGATGGAGGCGTCGGCGCCGGTATCGGGGCGGTTGGTCAGGTGGGTTTGGCCGCCGTTGGCGGTGATCAAGGCTGCGGTGATGGCGAGTCCGAGGCCGCTTCCGGGGTGGGTGCGGGCGGTGTCGGGTCGGGTGAAGCGGTCGAAGGCGTGGGGCAGGAAGTCGTGGGGCAGGCCGGGGCCGTGGTCGAGGACGTGGATTTCCGCGCGGCCGTTGGTGTGGGTGGCGGTGAGGTGGATGTCGCCGGTGGCGTGCCGTAGCGCGTTGTCGACGAGGTTCGCGATTGCGCGGTCGAGGTGGTCGGCGTGGGCCAGTGCGGCCAGTCCGGTGGGGGCTTCGACGGTGATGTGGCGGCGATGGTGCTGGAGTGCGGGGCGGAAGCGGTCGGCGACGGCTTCGAGCACGGGACCAAGTTCGACCACTGTGGACGATGGTCTGGTCTGCTGGCGGTCGGTGCGGCTGAGGGTGAGCAGGTCTTCGGCCAGCCGGGACAGGCGTTGGGTTTCGGCCAGCGCGGAGTGCAGGGCGGTGGTGAGTTCGTCGTGGCTGCGGGGGCGGCGCAGGGCGAGTTCGAGTTCGGTGGTCAGCAGGCTTAGCGGGGTGCGCAGTTCGTGGCTGGCGTCGGCGATGAACTGGCGCTCGCGGGTCAGGGCGGTGTGTAGCCGGGTGAGCATGGCGTTGAGGGTCTGGCCCAGGCGGGCGATTGAGCTTGGCCCCGTGGCCCGGACACCTGACCTGAGGTGACCGTCGGTCACCAGGGAGGATGTTGCGGTGCCTGCACCACACCCGCCTGAGTTTCGTCAGCGTGCCGTCGAGTTGGCTCGTCTGGGCGACAAACCGGTCGCCGCGCTGGCCAAGGACCTGGGCATCAGCGAGTCGTGTCTGCGGAACTGGATGGCCCAGGCGGACGCCGATGAGGACGGTGACTCGGCGCGGCTGACCAGTGCGGAGAAGAAGGAACTGGCCGAGCTGCGTAAAAAGAACCGGCAGCTCGAGCTGGAAAACGAGATCCTTAAACGAGCAGCGGCCTATTTCGCCCGGGAAAACATACTCCCAAAGTAATCTACCCGCTGGTCCGTGAGTTGGCCGACGACGGTATTGACGTCGCGGTGGCCTGCCGGGTGTTGAAGGTTTCCCGTTCCGGCTATTACGAGTGGTCCACCCGGCCGCCCTCGGCCCGTGACGAGGAGAACGAATTGTTACTCAAGCACATCCGCCAGATTCACGCCGAGTCCCGCGGCACCTACGGTTGGCCGCGGGTGCACGCCGAACTCACGCTCGGGCTGGGCCTGCCGGTCAACCACAAACGGGTCGCACGACTCATGCGACAGGCCGGCATCCAGGGCCTCTACCGGCGCCGCCGGCGTGGCTGCACCGTGCGCGACCCCGCCGCAGATCCAGCCACCGACCTGGTCAATCGCAACTTCGCCGTCGAGGAGCCCAACCGCCTGTGGATCACCGACATCACCGAGCACCCCACCGGCGACGGGAAGGTGTACTGCGCCGCGGTGATGGACTCCTATTCCCGCCTCATCATCGGCTGGTCGATCGCCGACCACATGCGCTCCGAACTGGTCACCGACGCCCTCGGCATGGCCATCCTGCGCCGAAACCCCGAAACCGGGACAACAATCCTACATTCCGACCACGGCGCGCAATACACCTCCTGGGCGTTCGGCCAGCGACTCCGGGCCGCCGGCCTGCTCGCCTCGATGGGCACCGTCGGAGACTGCTACGACAATTCCATGATGGAATCCTTCTGGGGCACCCTGCAACTCGAACTCCTCGACGCTAAACAGTGGAAAACCCGCGAGGAACTTGCCAACGCAATCTTCGAATGGATAGAATTCTGGTATAACCCGAAACGGAGACACTCCCGCATCGGAATGCACAGCCCCGTCACGTTTGAAGCCCTGCACACGGAGTCAGACCAACACCACTGACCCCACACCCGATGTGTCCGACGAACAGGGCCAAGCTCACGATCTCGTCGCCGGTGTCGGGGACGGGGAGGTGGTGCTCGGGTTGGTCGGCGTCGATGGTGGCTGCGCGGCTGCGCATGGCTTCGACCGGTCGCAGGGCGGCGCCGCTGAGGGTGTAGGCGGCAAGCACGGCCACGAGCAGCACCAGCGGGAACACGATGAGTAGTTCGCGGATGAGGTCGGCGACGATGCCGTTGGCGTGCTGTTGCAGGACGCCGGTGGGGTCGCCTTCGTTCACCGCGTCGCGGAACTGCAGCACGGTCGCGATGCCCGCCCCGGCAAGGACGAGGGCCATGACGGCGGCGAACAGGATCGTCAGCCGCCAGCGGATGGGCAGTCTAGCCAGCAGAGGGCGCATGGTGGCCTCCGTCGGTGCGGAGTCGGTATCCGGCACCGCGCACGGTTTCGATGGAGCGCACGCCGAAGGGCCGGTCGATTTTCTGCCGCAGGTAGCGGACGTAGACATCGACCAGATTCGAGGTGGTGTCGAAGGCGGTGTCCCAGCAATGATCAAGCAGTTGGTCGCGGGTGTGCACCATGCCAGGCCGGCGCATGAGCGTTTCCAGCAGCACGAACTCCCGGTTACTGAGGAAGATTTCGGTGTCGCCGCGCCAGACGCGGTGGCTGGCCGGGTCCAGGTGCAGATCACCTGCTTGTAGTACGGGCGTGCGGTCGGCGAGGCCGCGGCGGGCGAGTGCGCGGAGCCGGGCGAACAGTTCGGTGAGGTGGAACGGTTTGGTCAGGTAGTCGTCGGCGCCGACGTCCAGGCCGCGGATGCGGTCGGGCACCGCACCGCGGGCAGTGAGCATGAGCACTGGCGTTGCCACCTTCCGCGTCCGCATCCGCGTGCACACCTCGAACCCGTCCGGTCCGGGCAGCATCACATCCAGCACGATCACGTCGTACTCGCCAGCCAGCACCGCGGCCAGGGCTTGGTCACCGTCGGTGGCGACGTCGGCGACGTGGCCTTCTTCTCGCAGCCCGCGGGAGAGGAGCGCGGCCATTTTGGGTTCGTCTTCGACTACCAGGACGCGCATGGCCACCTCACGATCCGGCATCCCCGGTCACCGGGGAAGTTGTTCTCATCGTCCTCTCATCGACTGCTCGTACCGTCTGCGGTGCAACCAGGGTTGCAGCACACGAGTGCCCCAGCGAGCAGGAGGGGAGCATCGACGTGTCCGTCAATGCGCAGCTCATCCCCGGTGGAGAATGCGCCCCACGACGTCCGGCTAGCGGCGGAGCCGATGAGCTGTGGTGTCGAACAGTCGACGCTGGGCGAGGTGGCTGGCCACGGCGGCGGCCACGGTCGCGGCGGCCAGCAGCATGTACATGACCACGATCTGGTAGCGGATCGCGGTCAGTGGGTCGACGCCGGCCAGGATCAGCCCGGTCATCGCCCCCGGCAGGCTGATCAGGCCGACGACCTTGGTCGAATCGATCGCGGGCAGCAGTGCAGTACGGGCGGCCGAACGCCGGTGCGGGGCGAAGGCGTCCACGAGCGACATCGCCAGCGCCAGGCGCGCCTCGATCACCGGCCGGGCGTGACGCACGTCTTCGACCAGCCGCAGCAAGGTCAAGCCGGTGGCCTGCATCGCGGTGGCCACGATCATGCCGCCGATCGGCACCACGACCTCGGGCCGAGCCGGCAGGACGCCCAGGAGCAGCAGGCTGGCCAGCGAGACCAGCGAGCCGACGGCGATCGCGACGGTGGCCAGCAGCCATCCGCGAGGCACACCCCGACCGCGCCGACCAGCAACGTGCCCGGCGACCAGCACCATCAATCCCACCCAGCCCGCGGCACCGAGCAGCCCGGCGTGCTGGAACAGCAGCAGGAGCACGACGCCGACGGCGGCCAGTTGCGCGGCGGCCCGCGCGGAGGCGATGAGCAGGTCGCGGGTGAGGCCGAACCGCTGGTGGACGGCGACCGCGACGGCCACCGCCACCAGCAGCACCGATGCCGCCACCTGCAGCCAGGTCACGTCCGTGGTGATCATGAGGCTGCCTCCGGGTACTGGATGTCGTCGGGTGCGCCCGAGGCCAGCACGCGGCCGTGGTCCAGCAGGATGACGTGGTCGGCGACGCGGCGGACTTGGTCGGCGTTGTGGCTGACCAGCACAACCGCACAGCCGCGCCCGACAAGATCGCGGACGGTGCGCTCGATGGCGGTGGCACTGGCCGCGTCCAGTGACGCGGTGGGCTCATCGAGCAGCAGAACCTCCGGCTCCAGCGCCAAGGCGCGAGCCAGGCACACCCGTTGGGCTTCCCCGCCGGACAGCCCTGTGGTGCTGCGATCGAGAAACGACAACGGCAGGCCGACCCGAGACAACAGGGCACCTACCTCCTCTGGGGCCACGTGCGGGCAGCCGAGGCGGATCTCCTCGGCCACCGACTCGCTCAACAACTGGGGCTGCTGCGCGACGAGCTGCACTCGGCGTCGCAGATCCAGCACGTCATACCGGCCCAGCGCGGTCCCGTGGAAGGTGATCTGCCCGGCGTCGGGGTCATCCAGCCGGACCAGCAACCGCAGCAACCGCGACTTGCCCGCCCCACTGCGGCCCACCACAGCGGTGCACGCAGCGGGCGGGATCTGCGCCGAAACGTCCTCCAGCACGAGCGCCGGGCCGTGCCGCAGCGTCACGCCACGGAGGGCGAACACCGAGTCCTGCTGCACATCGACCCCCTCGCTGAGATTCTTGTAACCATGGTTACATCGTGGAGGATAGTGATGGCAATGCCTCAACGGCT
It contains:
- a CDS encoding HAMP domain-containing sensor histidine kinase is translated as MTDGHLRSGVRATGPSSIARLGQTLNAMLTRLHTALTRERQFIADASHELRTPLSLLTTELELALRRPRSHDELTTALHSALAETQRLSRLAEDLLTLSRTDRQQTRPSSTVVELGPVLEAVADRFRPALQHHRRHITVEAPTGLAALAHADHLDRAIANLVDNALRHATGDIHLTATHTNGRAEIHVLDHGPGLPHDFLPHAFDRFTRPDTARTHPGSGLGLAITAALITANGGQTHLTNRPDTGADASITLPAPHDQQPHG
- a CDS encoding IS3 family transposase (programmed frameshift) → MPAPHPPEFRQRAVELARLGDKPVAALAKDLGISESCLRNWMAQADADEDGDSARLTSAEKKELAELRKKNRQLELENEILKRAAAYFARENILPKLIYPLVRELADDGIDVAVACRVLKVSRSGYYEWSTRPPSARDEENELLLKHIRQIHAESRGTYGWPRVHAELTLGLGLPVNHKRVARLMRQAGIQGLYRRRRRGCTVRDPAADPATDLVNRNFAVEEPNRLWITDITEHPTGDGKVYCAAVMDSYSRLIIGWSIADHMRSELVTDALGMAILRRNPETGTTILHSDHGAQYTSWAFGQRLRAAGLLASMGTVGDCYDNSMMESFWGTLQLELLDAKQWKTREELANAIFEWIEFWYNPKRRHSRIGMHSPVTFEALHTESDQHH
- a CDS encoding response regulator transcription factor translates to MRVLVVEDEPKMAALLSRGLREEGHVADVATDGDQALAAVLAGEYDVIVLDVMLPGPDGFEVCTRMRTRKVATPVLMLTARGAVPDRIRGLDVGADDYLTKPFHLTELFARLRALARRGLADRTPVLQAGDLHLDPASHRVWRGDTEIFLSNREFVLLETLMRRPGMVHTRDQLLDHCWDTAFDTTSNLVDVYVRYLRQKIDRPFGVRSIETVRGAGYRLRTDGGHHAPSAG
- the fetB gene encoding iron export ABC transporter permease subunit FetB, with amino-acid sequence MITTDVTWLQVAASVLLVAVAVAVAVHQRFGLTRDLLIASARAAAQLAAVGVVLLLLFQHAGLLGAAGWVGLMVLVAGHVAGRRGRGVPRGWLLATVAIAVGSLVSLASLLLLGVLPARPEVVVPIGGMIVATAMQATGLTLLRLVEDVRHARPVIEARLALAMSLVDAFAPHRRSAARTALLPAIDSTKVVGLISLPGAMTGLILAGVDPLTAIRYQIVVMYMLLAAATVAAAVASHLAQRRLFDTTAHRLRR
- a CDS encoding ATP-binding cassette domain-containing protein, which codes for MQQDSVFALRGVTLRHGPALVLEDVSAQIPPAACTAVVGRSGAGKSRLLRLLVRLDDPDAGQITFHGTALGRYDVLDLRRRVQLVAQQPQLLSESVAEEIRLGCPHVAPEEVGALLSRVGLPLSFLDRSTTGLSGGEAQRVCLARALALEPEVLLLDEPTASLDAASATAIERTVRDLVGRGCAVVLVSHNADQVRRVADHVILLDHGRVLASGAPDDIQYPEAAS